The Paenibacillus uliginis N3/975 genome has a window encoding:
- a CDS encoding glycoside hydrolase family 2 protein, with amino-acid sequence MTHFNSVPRPEYPRPQWVRPDWINLNGQWQFEIDHGKSGKERGYAESGHDLSGTITVPFCPESKLSGVEYKDFMAAVWYKREFTVPESWTNGRILLHFGAVDYETEVWVNGVSVGTHRGGYSPFSFDITSSVRAGVNIITVYAEDDVRSGLQPRGKQSGRFYSSGCDYTRTTGIWQTVWIEQVSEIYLSDMKLVADPDNACVHLDLKIEGNAAGAKLTASAMFEDKPVGDVSVHVSGPSVKLTIPLSEIHLWEVGNGRLYDLKISLHKQGQVSDSVNSYFGLRTVRLDGMAFRINERSVFQRLVLDQGFYPDGIYTAPSDEDLRKDIEISMGLGFNGARLHEKMFEPRFLYWADQLGYLVWGEHANWGLDITKPEGVSQFLPEWLEGMERDFNHPALIGWCPFNETWDHNGTRQNNDVLRIVYEVTKRMDPTRPVIDTSGNYHVVTDIFDIHDYDQNPETFRAKYEPMKAGGEVYNTFPDRQKYEGQPYFISEYGGIWWNPDQKDEKSWGYGDRPTSEEAFLERYEGLTSTLLDHPMMFGFCYTQLYDVEQEVNGLYTYDRKPKFDPEIIRRINSRKAAIED; translated from the coding sequence ATGACACATTTCAATTCTGTTCCACGCCCCGAATATCCTAGACCTCAGTGGGTACGTCCCGACTGGATCAATTTAAACGGTCAATGGCAATTTGAAATCGATCATGGCAAAAGTGGAAAGGAACGGGGGTATGCTGAATCCGGGCACGATCTGTCAGGAACAATAACGGTTCCTTTCTGTCCGGAAAGCAAGCTGTCCGGCGTAGAGTATAAAGACTTTATGGCTGCGGTGTGGTATAAAAGGGAATTTACCGTACCGGAGTCATGGACGAATGGCCGAATTCTACTTCACTTTGGTGCAGTTGATTACGAAACTGAGGTATGGGTTAACGGCGTATCCGTCGGCACGCATCGTGGAGGGTATTCCCCGTTTAGTTTTGATATCACTTCGAGTGTGCGGGCGGGCGTAAATATCATTACCGTCTATGCAGAGGATGACGTCCGTTCAGGGCTTCAGCCGCGGGGCAAGCAAAGTGGGAGATTTTACTCGAGTGGCTGCGATTACACGCGAACCACGGGTATTTGGCAGACGGTATGGATTGAGCAAGTGTCTGAGATATACTTATCTGATATGAAGTTAGTGGCTGATCCTGACAATGCTTGCGTGCATTTGGACTTGAAGATTGAGGGGAATGCAGCAGGAGCAAAACTTACCGCATCCGCCATGTTTGAAGATAAACCGGTTGGTGATGTCAGTGTACATGTGTCAGGACCATCTGTAAAACTGACCATTCCACTATCAGAAATTCACTTATGGGAGGTTGGCAACGGTAGGCTATATGACCTGAAGATATCCCTACATAAACAAGGTCAGGTGAGTGATTCAGTCAATTCCTATTTTGGTCTTCGAACCGTTAGGTTGGACGGAATGGCTTTCCGAATTAATGAACGATCCGTGTTTCAGCGTCTTGTGCTGGATCAAGGATTTTATCCAGATGGCATCTATACCGCTCCGAGCGATGAGGATCTACGTAAAGATATCGAAATATCGATGGGACTTGGATTTAACGGTGCTAGACTGCATGAGAAAATGTTCGAACCTCGCTTTCTATACTGGGCTGACCAGTTAGGTTATCTCGTATGGGGGGAGCATGCGAATTGGGGACTTGATATTACCAAACCAGAGGGCGTGTCTCAGTTCTTACCTGAATGGCTCGAAGGAATGGAACGCGATTTCAATCATCCTGCGCTCATAGGTTGGTGTCCTTTTAACGAGACGTGGGATCATAATGGCACAAGGCAAAACAACGATGTCCTGCGGATTGTTTACGAAGTTACAAAACGAATGGATCCGACTCGACCGGTCATTGATACTAGCGGAAACTATCATGTGGTGACGGATATTTTTGATATCCATGATTACGATCAAAATCCGGAGACGTTCCGAGCGAAATATGAACCAATGAAAGCTGGCGGAGAAGTCTACAATACGTTTCCGGATAGACAAAAGTATGAAGGACAGCCTTATTTCATTAGCGAGTATGGTGGCATTTGGTGGAATCCGGATCAGAAGGATGAGAAATCTTGGGGGTATGGCGATAGACCGACATCCGAAGAGGCCTTTCTGGAACGTTATGAAGGGTTAACAAGTACACTGCTTGATCATCCCATGATGTTCGGATTTTGCTATACACAGTTATACGATGTGGAGCAGGAAGTGAATGGCCTGTACACATACGACAGAAAGCCGAAATTTGATCCTGAAATCATCCGCCGTATTAATTCCCGTAAGGCTGCAATCGAAGATTAA
- a CDS encoding NUDIX domain-containing protein codes for MAPDGALVCPRHFEEVESVRQPCEPNRFAAGTRSLKVLGFVSTRTLSKNVLTLLKPTILEGDFKMIKEEQPHKYHVLARGVILTDNHLLVAHCIGMDNTFLPGGHVEFHESIRTSLYREINEELGLISEVGPYIGAVEAEHEDEGTYHQEINHIFITKLENADYRKNPESKESHLEFYWIPINEMDRHNLLPQPMRKIIENYINDVEGPFFESTFEEV; via the coding sequence GTGGCCCCTGACGGAGCCTTGGTCTGCCCGAGGCATTTCGAGGAAGTTGAATCAGTCAGACAACCCTGTGAACCTAACCGCTTCGCGGCCGGGACTAGGTCCCTTAAGGTTCTCGGGTTCGTGAGTACAAGAACGTTAAGCAAAAACGTGCTAACCCTTTTAAAACCAACAATTTTAGAAGGAGACTTCAAGATGATAAAAGAAGAACAGCCACATAAGTACCACGTGCTGGCTCGAGGAGTCATATTAACCGATAACCATCTTTTAGTTGCCCATTGCATAGGAATGGATAACACATTTTTACCAGGAGGACATGTTGAGTTTCATGAAAGTATTAGAACCTCTTTGTATAGAGAGATAAATGAAGAACTTGGTTTAATAAGTGAAGTCGGGCCGTATATAGGAGCAGTAGAAGCTGAACACGAAGATGAAGGAACATATCATCAAGAGATAAACCATATTTTTATTACTAAATTAGAAAACGCAGATTATAGAAAGAATCCAGAATCAAAAGAGAGCCATTTAGAATTTTATTGGATACCCATAAATGAGATGGACCGACATAACCTTCTTCCTCAACCAATGAGAAAGATTATTGAAAACTATATAAATGATGTTGAAGGGCCCTTTTTCGAAAGTACATTCGAAGAAGTTTAG
- a CDS encoding ArsR/SmtB family transcription factor: MELKVNQSNLSLFVALASETRIRMIEMLSKESLNIREMAQRLDMSSAIVTKHVQQLEEAGIIHTEMTAGKRGMQKQCSLRLDTATLIFKTSKTPEEPTQDQNSYSVSIPVGQYTEYQVKPTCGLASETKLIGMRDDPRYFAEPEHVKAQHIWFASGYVEYRIPNYMTGRNNITNLRISLEIGSEAPGYAEDWASDISFLVNDTLVCMWTSPGDFGSIRGKLTPTWWEPGSTQHGLLKTLLITSSGTYMDGVLLSDVCIQDIPIQPTEELRFRISSPEDARNAGGVSLFGRCFGNYEQDIQVKISY, translated from the coding sequence ATGGAGTTAAAGGTTAATCAAAGTAATCTATCCTTATTTGTTGCGCTGGCCTCAGAAACTCGAATTCGAATGATCGAAATGCTGAGTAAAGAAAGCCTCAACATCAGAGAGATGGCTCAAAGACTAGACATGTCCTCTGCAATCGTGACTAAGCATGTCCAGCAGCTTGAAGAAGCTGGAATCATTCATACAGAGATGACAGCAGGCAAGCGCGGGATGCAGAAACAGTGCTCGCTTCGACTGGATACCGCGACATTAATTTTCAAAACCTCCAAAACACCAGAAGAGCCTACGCAGGATCAGAACTCATATTCCGTGTCTATTCCTGTGGGACAGTACACCGAATATCAAGTCAAACCTACATGTGGACTGGCCTCCGAGACGAAGCTGATCGGAATGCGAGATGACCCGCGATACTTCGCCGAACCTGAACATGTGAAAGCACAGCATATTTGGTTCGCTAGCGGGTATGTGGAGTACCGTATACCGAATTACATGACAGGTAGAAACAACATCACTAATCTTCGCATATCCCTTGAGATCGGTTCGGAAGCGCCCGGCTATGCGGAGGATTGGGCATCAGACATCTCGTTCTTGGTAAACGACACTCTCGTATGCATGTGGACTTCTCCTGGTGATTTCGGGAGCATACGCGGCAAGCTTACTCCCACATGGTGGGAACCAGGCAGCACTCAGCATGGCCTGCTCAAGACACTGCTCATTACTTCTTCCGGTACGTATATGGACGGAGTCCTGCTGTCCGATGTGTGCATTCAAGATATTCCGATCCAGCCGACCGAGGAACTCCGGTTCCGTATCAGTTCCCCGGAAGATGCCCGAAATGCGGGCGGCGTCAGTCTGTTCGGCAGATGTTTCGGCAATTATGAGCAGGACATTCAGGTGAAGATCAGTTATTAG
- a CDS encoding response regulator transcription factor: protein MKILIVDDEPRHCRGMAGMIRATRSHAQVIIARDGVQGLEAARNERPDVILTDIRMPYMDGLSLLSKLAEGDYKPKVVMLSAYNLFDYAQQALRHGAYDYLLKPVDIDKLEEVLTRIEIELSKEAAERRKAEWIQDRLAVTVTAHRKQLVMEWLFGTLSTAGQRELERMGLHQGEGTIVYSIFRPGREQKSMLSANIEELIHDVEAFWSSFGNALSVVLHVPGPEDNRNYNVEIATVVHVQGNVLRERRSSLHAELDTLNARWDSYGRLTHAVGPGCEDLGKLASRVYRSAMEASTYLFHDCWKGVLFCDELLHTRKQPSFELDGEVFKKSLQGEEAGTAIRLCRNAFEKLAGEGQTDPAVIKDYASFMLTKLQNSLGDRLGTETVKRLAEASVESISTCESFSSLMEILDACLAEVHGCWRRWKHDKRELVIDSCVALIQERFMENLSLESVASRYHFNVSYFSTMFKNRTGKSFSDYLIEVRMKRAEELLAGNEMKIYEIAKCCGYRDTKYFSRVFKKHAGMSPESFRHLSIPLVQKGENL, encoded by the coding sequence ATGAAAATATTAATTGTCGATGATGAGCCAAGGCATTGCAGGGGAATGGCTGGTATGATTCGGGCAACCCGTTCCCATGCACAGGTCATCATCGCCAGGGACGGCGTTCAAGGCCTTGAAGCAGCTCGGAACGAACGCCCAGATGTTATATTAACCGATATTCGTATGCCTTATATGGACGGACTTTCCTTGCTCTCTAAGCTTGCAGAGGGTGATTATAAACCGAAGGTCGTTATGCTAAGTGCTTATAATTTGTTTGATTATGCGCAGCAAGCACTCCGCCACGGAGCTTATGATTATTTACTTAAACCTGTCGACATCGACAAGCTGGAAGAGGTCCTAACACGTATCGAGATCGAGCTTTCCAAGGAAGCCGCGGAGAGAAGGAAAGCTGAATGGATTCAGGACAGACTAGCGGTGACGGTCACCGCGCACCGCAAACAATTGGTGATGGAGTGGCTGTTCGGAACCTTGTCCACCGCTGGGCAGCGGGAGCTGGAACGAATGGGCTTGCATCAAGGTGAGGGCACGATCGTCTACAGTATTTTTCGGCCGGGAAGGGAACAGAAATCTATGCTGTCTGCAAATATAGAGGAACTGATTCATGATGTTGAGGCGTTCTGGTCTAGCTTCGGCAATGCTCTAAGTGTCGTCTTGCATGTACCTGGGCCAGAGGACAATCGCAACTACAATGTTGAGATTGCTACCGTCGTTCATGTGCAGGGGAATGTTTTGAGGGAACGGCGCAGTAGCTTACATGCTGAACTAGATACGCTTAACGCAAGATGGGACAGCTACGGCAGGCTGACACATGCAGTAGGCCCGGGTTGCGAAGATCTCGGAAAGTTAGCGTCTCGTGTTTACCGATCTGCCATGGAAGCTAGTACATATCTATTTCACGATTGCTGGAAAGGGGTGCTGTTCTGCGATGAGCTTCTGCACACACGGAAGCAACCTTCCTTTGAATTAGATGGAGAAGTGTTCAAGAAATCGCTGCAAGGGGAAGAAGCAGGTACTGCAATTCGGCTATGCCGTAATGCATTCGAGAAGCTTGCCGGAGAAGGACAGACTGATCCGGCTGTCATTAAAGATTATGCGTCCTTTATGTTGACCAAGCTACAGAACAGCTTGGGTGATCGTCTTGGAACGGAGACCGTGAAGAGGTTGGCCGAAGCATCCGTTGAATCCATATCAACCTGTGAGTCATTCTCCAGTTTGATGGAAATATTGGATGCTTGTTTGGCCGAGGTTCACGGTTGTTGGCGTCGATGGAAGCACGACAAGCGGGAACTTGTCATTGACAGCTGCGTTGCTCTGATTCAGGAAAGGTTCATGGAGAATCTATCTCTAGAATCGGTTGCCTCACGATATCATTTTAACGTTTCCTATTTCAGTACGATGTTCAAGAATCGGACCGGTAAGAGCTTCTCTGATTATCTGATAGAAGTTCGAATGAAGCGGGCCGAGGAACTGCTTGCAGGTAATGAAATGAAAATCTATGAAATCGCTAAATGTTGCGGTTACCGGGATACCAAATATTTTTCCAGGGTATTCAAGAAGCATGCAGGGATGTCTCCGGAGAGTTTCAGACATCTGTCCATTCCGCTGGTGCAAAAGGGTGAGAACCTATGA
- a CDS encoding DinB family protein translates to MERRHEVLFEQLNTYRSELLEMVAGLSETEAEIIPKGFNNNIRWNLGHICVDQYLWIRALTKEEMPIPMTFNEWFGYGSSPSRFNDETPTFSKLIPILQQQPRIIQERYQDHMEEEFVPTEMGMHTIEQVLIRTIFHEGLHIGAIQTLKRQLSSEAGRS, encoded by the coding sequence ATGGAAAGAAGGCATGAGGTCTTGTTTGAGCAGTTGAATACATACCGAAGCGAGCTGCTGGAAATGGTTGCAGGGCTATCTGAGACAGAGGCCGAGATTATTCCTAAAGGGTTTAATAATAATATCCGTTGGAATCTGGGTCATATTTGTGTGGATCAATATTTATGGATCCGAGCACTCACGAAAGAGGAAATGCCTATCCCTATGACATTCAATGAATGGTTTGGTTATGGTTCCAGCCCTTCCCGGTTCAATGATGAAACTCCGACATTTTCCAAGCTCATTCCGATTTTGCAACAGCAGCCACGCATCATTCAGGAGAGGTATCAGGATCATATGGAGGAGGAGTTTGTTCCGACAGAAATGGGGATGCATACCATTGAGCAGGTACTCATCAGAACCATTTTTCATGAAGGGCTGCATATTGGCGCGATTCAGACTTTGAAGAGGCAGCTGAGTAGCGAAGCAGGACGTAGTTAA
- a CDS encoding cache domain-containing sensor histidine kinase, giving the protein MRFRYRLLASYLVLIALPLLVLSIVYYVTSLRMVTEQAQQNVYEIVKKSNEVMDTKLRKVEQGTLALFVDKELYKIFNGLDSSNKAELLDADRQISSILSKYFTQNEDVYAYQLWTSYYTFGTQRALPQGDPTRSHIYQTAENAEGKMIWYPTYDFIQMFGQQWLSDSDIEYRYMFSATRLLNFSHLENSSIVKLKSGVERPILNISFKADVFQSLFNNSIPSGSDYLVIDPENHVVASSNADQITKIYGETWLDDFRQIGSGTRKVELGNERMIVCFDRSSVTGWLSVVMTPESALVGRLVSTAQISTLVLSALLGLIAVIFAYFIIGRITGPIRKLLITMKSVGEGDFGARVAVETKDEFGFLLLRFNRMNDRIQMLIQENYEIQLKEKQAEIQALNMQMNPHFLYNTLNIMNWMAIETGQRELSKMLVGLSNMLHYTSRKDWNAVNLSEEIEWMNHYFFIMSTRFENKFSVEYKIDPMLYEMKVPRLLFQPFVENAILHGLDQLETGGLITVSGRNEDGYRIFEVADNGRGMSEDTVQKILDKRSTSVGIINTISRIQMAYGKEYGVDISSLPGKGTTVIIKLPPIPQK; this is encoded by the coding sequence ATGAGATTTCGCTATCGGCTGTTGGCCAGTTACTTAGTTCTGATTGCGCTCCCGCTGTTGGTGCTTAGCATCGTCTACTACGTCACCAGTCTGCGCATGGTGACGGAACAAGCGCAGCAGAATGTATACGAAATCGTTAAGAAAAGCAACGAAGTGATGGATACGAAGCTGCGCAAAGTGGAACAAGGCACGCTGGCTCTGTTTGTGGACAAGGAGTTATATAAAATCTTTAATGGGCTGGATTCTTCGAATAAGGCGGAGTTGCTTGATGCCGATCGACAAATATCGTCTATTTTGAGTAAATATTTTACGCAGAACGAAGATGTCTATGCCTATCAACTATGGACATCGTATTATACATTCGGTACGCAGCGTGCTCTGCCTCAGGGCGATCCGACCCGCTCACACATCTATCAGACAGCGGAGAACGCGGAAGGGAAAATGATCTGGTATCCGACATATGACTTTATTCAGATGTTCGGTCAGCAATGGCTGAGTGATAGCGATATCGAATATCGTTATATGTTCTCGGCAACCCGACTCCTGAATTTTTCTCATCTGGAGAACTCATCGATTGTTAAACTGAAGTCCGGGGTAGAGCGTCCGATTCTAAATATTAGCTTCAAAGCGGATGTGTTTCAATCGCTGTTCAACAACAGCATTCCTTCTGGTTCCGATTACTTGGTTATCGATCCTGAAAACCATGTGGTCGCAAGCTCCAACGCTGATCAAATCACTAAAATCTATGGTGAAACCTGGCTGGATGACTTTCGGCAAATCGGTAGCGGAACGCGAAAAGTAGAGCTGGGTAATGAACGGATGATCGTGTGCTTCGACCGTTCCTCAGTAACCGGCTGGCTCTCAGTGGTCATGACGCCGGAGTCGGCTCTTGTCGGCAGACTTGTGAGCACAGCTCAGATTTCAACACTCGTACTTTCCGCTCTTCTAGGTCTGATTGCGGTTATTTTTGCCTATTTCATTATAGGCCGAATTACCGGTCCGATCCGCAAGCTGCTTATAACGATGAAATCCGTCGGAGAAGGAGACTTCGGGGCACGCGTAGCGGTCGAGACAAAGGATGAGTTCGGCTTTTTGCTATTGCGGTTTAATCGGATGAATGACCGAATTCAAATGTTAATTCAAGAAAACTATGAAATTCAGCTCAAGGAAAAACAGGCGGAGATTCAAGCTCTCAACATGCAGATGAATCCCCACTTTTTGTACAACACACTTAATATTATGAACTGGATGGCAATTGAAACGGGCCAGAGGGAACTTAGTAAGATGCTTGTCGGTCTTTCCAATATGCTGCATTATACTTCACGAAAAGATTGGAACGCGGTAAATCTGTCTGAGGAGATTGAATGGATGAACCATTATTTCTTTATTATGTCGACCCGATTTGAGAACAAGTTTAGCGTTGAATATAAAATCGATCCGATGCTGTATGAAATGAAAGTGCCGAGACTTCTGTTCCAACCGTTTGTTGAGAATGCGATTCTGCATGGCCTCGATCAGCTTGAAACGGGCGGACTTATCACGGTGAGCGGAAGAAATGAAGATGGATACCGAATATTTGAGGTGGCTGACAACGGACGGGGAATGAGCGAAGATACGGTTCAAAAGATTCTGGATAAAAGATCGACTTCGGTCGGTATCATAAACACGATTTCGCGCATTCAAATGGCCTACGGTAAAGAATATGGCGTTGACATAAGTTCTCTGCCAGGGAAGGGAACAACGGTGATTATCAAGCTGCCGCCGATTCCCCAAAAATAG
- a CDS encoding group II intron maturase-specific domain-containing protein produces the protein MGWINYFKIADTKKLLETTDKWMRRRIRMIYWKQWKRVKTKFAMLQSLRIQKQKAWE, from the coding sequence ATGGGATGGATCAACTACTTCAAAATAGCCGACACGAAGAAACTGCTCGAAACTACGGACAAATGGATGAGAAGGCGAATTCGCATGATCTACTGGAAACAATGGAAACGAGTGAAGACAAAGTTCGCGATGTTGCAATCACTCAGAATCCAGAAACAGAAAGCATGGGAATAG
- a CDS encoding aldose 1-epimerase: protein MTGTNAYEGAYHNENAVYLRAGAYEAVMLPDTGGNLIAFRNHEKGYRFLHEPGLEQMEEFKARPMIHGIPVLFPPNRYEDGKFPWNGEVHHLPINEEATGHHLHGFVYNIPWKVDEFGHSKEEAFVTVSIEVDENHPVFQSFPFQFHIQLRYSLSHQGLSQRVTVTNIGQEVMPCLLAFHTSINAPYVEGGNAKDYRLKLTIGKRWELNGRMLPTGSHLELSPDELVMQGAGVYPFFESMDNHYTSAAQNGRNRMELTDIKEKLTLIYDVGTSYKQWMIWNNEATEGFFCPEPQINLVNAPNMEMPKEEIGLFSLQPNEIWEETSRMYVKQSSES from the coding sequence ATGACAGGAACGAATGCCTACGAGGGCGCTTATCATAATGAGAACGCGGTGTATCTAAGGGCAGGAGCCTATGAAGCAGTGATGCTCCCGGATACTGGGGGGAACTTGATTGCCTTCCGGAACCATGAGAAAGGATATCGATTTTTACATGAACCTGGACTTGAACAAATGGAGGAATTTAAAGCGAGACCGATGATTCATGGCATTCCTGTGCTGTTTCCTCCAAACCGTTATGAGGATGGTAAATTTCCATGGAACGGCGAGGTCCATCATCTGCCGATTAATGAAGAAGCAACGGGTCATCATTTACATGGATTTGTATATAACATTCCGTGGAAGGTGGACGAATTCGGTCACTCCAAAGAGGAGGCATTTGTCACCGTTTCTATCGAGGTGGATGAGAACCATCCGGTATTTCAGAGCTTTCCTTTCCAATTTCATATTCAGCTCCGCTACAGCCTGAGTCATCAGGGCTTGTCCCAACGTGTAACTGTCACCAATATCGGGCAAGAAGTGATGCCTTGTCTGCTGGCGTTTCATACGTCGATCAATGCTCCATATGTGGAGGGCGGCAACGCTAAGGATTACCGCTTAAAGCTTACGATTGGAAAACGGTGGGAGCTTAATGGCCGAATGCTACCGACTGGATCGCATCTCGAACTGTCTCCGGATGAGCTGGTCATGCAAGGCGCTGGCGTCTATCCATTCTTTGAAAGTATGGACAATCATTATACCTCCGCTGCTCAAAACGGGCGAAACCGAATGGAGCTTACGGATATAAAAGAAAAACTGACACTCATTTATGACGTTGGCACCTCCTATAAGCAATGGATGATCTGGAATAACGAAGCGACCGAAGGATTCTTCTGTCCTGAACCGCAGATTAACTTGGTCAATGCACCCAATATGGAGATGCCGAAGGAGGAAATCGGACTGTTCAGTCTGCAGCCTAATGAAATATGGGAAGAGACGAGCAGGATGTATGTGAAGCAGAGCAGTGAAAGTTGA
- a CDS encoding GNAT family N-acetyltransferase, protein MSDIIFENIKITLESNDTDYEEVCNNLYQYNVRATNELLKKPGKDINLYLKDESGKAMGGLFCETWLYGLYLDVFWIADEYRHKGYGKVMLTEAERLGKELGCTFAHTCTFTYQSPEFYKNMGYEIFGVNDEYPDGIKQYFLKKKL, encoded by the coding sequence ATGTCTGATATCATTTTTGAAAATATCAAGATCACACTAGAATCGAATGACACTGATTATGAAGAGGTTTGTAATAATTTATATCAGTATAATGTTCGCGCAACCAATGAATTATTAAAAAAACCTGGGAAGGATATAAATTTATATTTAAAAGATGAATCGGGAAAAGCAATGGGCGGTTTGTTTTGTGAAACTTGGTTATACGGATTGTATCTTGATGTTTTTTGGATAGCTGATGAATATAGACATAAAGGATATGGAAAAGTTATGTTGACTGAAGCAGAAAGATTGGGGAAAGAACTCGGATGTACATTTGCCCATACTTGCACTTTTACCTATCAATCTCCGGAATTTTATAAGAATATGGGTTATGAGATATTTGGAGTTAATGATGAATACCCAGATGGAATAAAACAATATTTTTTGAAAAAGAAGTTGTAA
- a CDS encoding glycoside hydrolase family 2 protein — MTMESSNPAIPRSEYPRPQFLRKEWLSLNGEWDFSFDDTGIGEDEHWYQTDVSAFFTREINVPFTFQSKLSGIEDPSFHDIVWYRKTFEIPEDWSGKRIVLHFGAVDYLAKVWVNGQLVAVHEGGHTPFQADITPSLVESSNTIVLRAEDFSRDVTLPRGKQYWLENSASIFYTRTTGIWQSVWLEPLETVHINKVTLTPDIDRNEIRVRTYIQGLKALDHLKLQMTVSYKGEMIAEDQSMIRHAEEFRSIGLNDFTDHGLGRLWSPEHTNLYDIQFRLIREEEAIDEVMSYFGMRKVSIEDGKFCLNNRPYFQRLALDQGYFPEGILTAPTDDALKRDVELAKEMGFNGVRKHQKTEDPRFMYWCDKLGLLLWGEAANAYDYSEEYVGRFTREWLEIIERDYNHPCIVTWVPLNESWGIPNVQVDKRQQQHGLAMYHLTKSLDETRPVVYNDGWEQMTTDLATIHDYESRQEVLEDRYATTESAVQAMPANRRIFVGGASYQGQPILVSEFGGIAFKKSEWEGWGYSGAENEEDFLRKLKAVVDPMFSSPVIQGYCYTQLTDVEQEINGLLTYDRQPKAPLEDIRSIMMGK; from the coding sequence ATGACCATGGAATCAAGCAACCCGGCAATCCCACGTTCGGAATATCCAAGACCACAGTTTCTCCGCAAGGAGTGGTTAAGCCTAAATGGAGAGTGGGATTTTAGTTTTGATGATACAGGAATCGGTGAGGATGAACATTGGTATCAAACAGATGTATCCGCTTTCTTCACGCGGGAAATCAATGTACCCTTTACGTTTCAAAGTAAACTAAGCGGCATAGAGGACCCATCCTTTCATGATATTGTGTGGTACCGCAAAACTTTCGAGATCCCGGAGGATTGGAGTGGAAAGCGGATTGTGCTTCATTTTGGTGCAGTTGACTATTTAGCAAAAGTTTGGGTTAACGGTCAACTGGTTGCTGTGCATGAGGGTGGACATACGCCGTTCCAGGCAGATATTACACCTTCGCTCGTAGAAAGTAGCAATACGATAGTTCTGCGAGCGGAAGATTTCAGCCGCGATGTGACCTTGCCGCGGGGCAAGCAATATTGGCTTGAGAATTCCGCAAGTATTTTCTATACCCGTACAACGGGGATATGGCAGAGCGTATGGCTTGAGCCACTGGAGACAGTGCATATAAATAAGGTAACACTCACGCCGGATATTGATCGTAATGAAATTCGGGTTCGAACTTATATCCAAGGCCTCAAGGCCTTAGATCATCTTAAGCTACAAATGACAGTATCGTATAAGGGTGAAATGATTGCCGAGGACCAATCTATGATCAGGCATGCGGAAGAGTTCCGGTCAATCGGACTGAATGATTTTACGGATCATGGCCTCGGCCGTTTATGGAGTCCTGAGCATACGAACCTTTATGACATTCAATTCCGGCTCATTCGTGAGGAAGAGGCTATTGATGAAGTTATGAGTTATTTTGGGATGCGGAAGGTTTCGATTGAAGATGGTAAGTTCTGTCTGAATAACCGTCCATATTTCCAGAGACTCGCGCTGGATCAAGGATATTTCCCCGAAGGAATTCTAACCGCGCCGACGGACGATGCATTGAAACGTGATGTTGAGCTGGCGAAGGAAATGGGATTTAACGGGGTGAGAAAGCATCAGAAGACCGAGGATCCGCGGTTTATGTATTGGTGTGACAAGCTCGGTCTGCTACTATGGGGCGAGGCAGCAAATGCGTACGATTACTCGGAAGAATATGTTGGACGTTTCACTAGAGAGTGGCTGGAGATCATTGAGCGTGACTATAACCATCCATGTATTGTTACATGGGTTCCACTGAACGAAAGCTGGGGGATTCCAAATGTCCAGGTCGATAAGCGCCAGCAGCAGCATGGACTAGCCATGTATCATCTAACGAAGTCTTTGGATGAGACAAGACCGGTTGTATATAACGATGGATGGGAGCAGATGACAACCGATCTGGCAACCATTCATGATTACGAGAGTCGTCAAGAAGTGCTGGAAGACAGATATGCAACAACGGAATCTGCTGTGCAAGCGATGCCGGCCAATCGTCGGATTTTTGTCGGTGGAGCTTCCTATCAAGGTCAGCCGATACTTGTATCAGAGTTTGGCGGTATTGCATTCAAGAAGAGCGAGTGGGAGGGCTGGGGTTACTCGGGAGCAGAGAATGAAGAGGACTTCCTGCGCAAGCTCAAGGCAGTAGTTGATCCGATGTTCTCTTCGCCGGTAATCCAAGGATATTGCTATACACAGCTGACGGATGTGGAGCAAGAAATCAATGGCTTGCTTACATATGATAGACAACCTAAGGCGCCGCTTGAGGATATTCGCAGCATCATGATGGGAAAATGA